One window from the genome of Armatimonadota bacterium encodes:
- a CDS encoding vitamin B12-dependent ribonucleotide reductase, whose product MLLGAPPARKPRARKPAARRGITVRRFFTEPDTHPFDELEWEVRSAAITDETGQVIFEQKDVEMPMGWSQLATNVVVSKYFKGPIGTPERERSLKQLIRRVAGTITRWGTEQNYFAQVDDAEAFETELTHLLVNQYAAFNSPVWFNVGVEEHPQCSACFIQSVKDDMGSIMDLAKNEVMLFKYGSGTGSNLSSLRSSKEHLVGGGTASGPVSFMRGYDSFAGVIKSGGKTRRAAKMVILNVDHPDIEEFIKCKAEEEKKAWALIDAGYDGGFNVPGGAYDSVQFQNANNSVRASDEFMRAVETDGPWTTHYVTNGEPNGTFRARELMGKIADAAWICGDPGIQFDTVINDWHTCPNTDRIHASNPCSEYMFLNDSACNLASLNLMKFRDDDGLFDVEAFCHAVSILILAQEIIVDEASYPTPAIGKNSSDYRPLGLGYANLGALLMARGVPYDSETGRAVCGAITALMTGQAYKTSAQIAAHTGPFVGFEANREPCLRVIKKHGDAVNTIDPKKCSEDLLEAAREVWADAYALACEHGVRNAQVTVLAPTGTIAFFMDCDTTGIEPDIALVKYKKLVGGGLLKIVNQTVPEALKHLGYDGDTVSAIIDYIDQNDTIEGAPGLNDEHLPVFDCAFKPANGLRSIHYMGHVRMMAAAQPFISGAISKTVNMPNTATAEEIAHTYMEAWKLGLKSIAIYRDGCKRTQPLNTSRDENRELRIEGGSQGSNLNSQVLVEARPQRRRLADERMSVTHKFSVAGHEGYITVGLYEDGLPGEVFITISKEGSVVSGMMDAFATAISLNLQYGVPLDVLVKKYSHMRFEPSGFTGNKQIPIAKSIVDYIFRWMALKFLPDTEQPRLPLEMEPAKPAASAAKSNGNGGGTGLTKPVTLADQENLVYQTQTDAPPCPDCGSIMVRSGACYRCINCGGTSGCS is encoded by the coding sequence ATGTTGCTTGGCGCTCCGCCCGCCCGAAAGCCGCGCGCCCGGAAGCCTGCTGCCCGCCGTGGAATAACGGTCCGACGCTTCTTTACGGAGCCGGACACCCATCCTTTCGACGAACTCGAATGGGAGGTGCGGTCCGCCGCCATAACGGATGAGACCGGCCAGGTCATCTTCGAGCAGAAGGATGTCGAGATGCCGATGGGGTGGTCCCAACTGGCCACGAATGTCGTCGTCTCGAAGTATTTCAAGGGCCCGATCGGCACGCCGGAGCGGGAGCGCAGCCTGAAGCAGTTGATCCGGCGTGTGGCCGGCACGATCACGCGATGGGGCACCGAGCAAAACTATTTCGCGCAGGTCGATGACGCGGAGGCATTTGAGACCGAACTGACGCATCTGCTGGTGAACCAGTACGCCGCATTCAACAGCCCGGTCTGGTTCAACGTGGGCGTCGAGGAGCACCCTCAGTGCAGCGCGTGCTTCATCCAGAGCGTGAAAGATGATATGGGAAGCATCATGGACCTCGCGAAGAACGAGGTGATGCTGTTCAAGTACGGGTCCGGCACCGGATCCAACCTCAGCTCGCTGCGGTCGAGCAAGGAGCACCTGGTCGGCGGCGGCACCGCCAGCGGCCCCGTGTCGTTCATGCGCGGCTACGACAGTTTCGCGGGCGTCATCAAATCCGGCGGCAAGACGCGCCGCGCAGCGAAGATGGTCATCCTCAACGTCGATCACCCCGATATCGAGGAGTTCATCAAGTGCAAGGCCGAGGAAGAGAAGAAGGCCTGGGCGCTCATTGACGCCGGCTACGACGGCGGATTCAACGTGCCCGGCGGGGCCTATGACAGCGTCCAGTTCCAGAATGCCAACAACAGCGTACGCGCCTCGGACGAGTTCATGCGCGCCGTGGAAACGGACGGGCCGTGGACAACGCACTACGTGACCAACGGCGAACCGAACGGCACATTCCGCGCGAGGGAACTGATGGGCAAAATCGCCGATGCCGCCTGGATCTGCGGCGATCCCGGCATCCAGTTCGACACCGTGATCAACGACTGGCACACCTGCCCGAACACGGACCGCATCCACGCGTCCAACCCGTGCTCCGAGTACATGTTCCTGAACGACAGCGCCTGCAACCTCGCCAGCCTCAACCTGATGAAATTCCGCGACGACGACGGCCTGTTCGACGTGGAAGCCTTCTGCCACGCGGTCAGCATCCTGATCCTCGCGCAGGAGATCATCGTCGATGAAGCCAGCTATCCCACGCCGGCCATCGGGAAGAACAGCTCCGATTACCGGCCGCTGGGCCTCGGCTACGCTAACCTGGGCGCCCTGTTGATGGCGCGCGGCGTTCCATACGACAGCGAGACGGGCCGCGCCGTCTGCGGCGCCATCACGGCCCTGATGACCGGCCAGGCGTATAAAACCAGCGCGCAGATCGCGGCCCACACTGGTCCGTTCGTCGGCTTCGAGGCGAACCGCGAGCCCTGCCTCCGAGTCATCAAAAAGCACGGTGACGCCGTCAACACCATCGACCCGAAGAAATGCTCCGAGGACCTCCTGGAGGCGGCCCGCGAAGTCTGGGCCGACGCCTATGCCCTCGCCTGCGAACACGGCGTCCGCAACGCGCAGGTGACCGTCCTCGCGCCTACCGGCACCATCGCGTTCTTCATGGACTGCGATACGACCGGCATCGAGCCGGACATCGCGCTGGTGAAATACAAGAAGCTCGTCGGCGGCGGGCTGCTGAAGATCGTCAATCAGACCGTTCCCGAGGCCCTGAAGCACCTGGGATATGACGGCGACACGGTGTCCGCCATCATCGACTACATCGACCAGAACGACACCATCGAAGGCGCGCCCGGCCTCAACGACGAGCACCTGCCGGTTTTCGATTGCGCCTTCAAGCCCGCCAACGGCTTGCGAAGTATCCACTATATGGGCCACGTCCGCATGATGGCGGCGGCGCAGCCGTTCATCAGCGGCGCCATCTCCAAGACCGTCAACATGCCCAACACAGCGACGGCGGAGGAGATCGCCCACACGTATATGGAAGCCTGGAAACTGGGGTTGAAATCCATCGCCATCTATCGCGACGGCTGCAAGCGCACCCAGCCCCTGAACACTTCGAGGGATGAGAATCGAGAATTGAGAATTGAGGGCGGATCTCAAGGCTCAAATCTCAATTCTCAAGTCTTGGTGGAGGCCCGTCCGCAGCGGCGCCGCCTGGCGGACGAGCGTATGAGCGTCACCCATAAGTTCAGCGTGGCCGGCCACGAGGGATACATCACTGTCGGCCTCTACGAAGACGGCCTTCCGGGAGAGGTGTTCATCACCATCAGCAAGGAAGGCAGCGTGGTGAGCGGCATGATGGACGCCTTCGCGACCGCCATCAGCCTCAATCTGCAATACGGCGTGCCGCTGGACGTTCTGGTGAAGAAATACAGCCACATGCGCTTCGAGCCCAGCGGCTTCACCGGCAACAAACAGATCCCGATCGCGAAGAGCATCGTGGACTATATCTTCCGCTGGATGGCGCTGAAATTCCTTCCCGACACGGAGCAGCCCCGCCTCCCGCTGGAGATGGAGCCCGCGAAACCGGCGGCTTCCGCGGCGAAGTCCAACGGCAACGGCGGGGGCACAGGCCTCACCAAGCCCGTGACCCTGGCGGACCAGGAGAATCTGGTGTACCAGACCCAGACCGACGCGCCGCCGTGCCCGGACTGCGGCAGCATCATGGTCAGAAGCGGCGCGTGCTACCGTTGCATCAACTGCGGGGGCACGAGCGGGTGCAGCTAG
- the tnpA gene encoding IS200/IS605 family transposase yields MREPYTQLYVHLMWATWDRLPLLTPERQKAAFACIHAECTQMRAEVLAVGGVEDHVHLLVRVPATITVASLVRQVKGASSHLLTHQIPGADGFKWQGAYGAFTVSHRDVPIVKDYVRGQAQHHGDGSILS; encoded by the coding sequence GTGCGAGAACCGTACACTCAGCTCTACGTCCACCTCATGTGGGCTACATGGGATAGACTTCCGCTCCTCACGCCGGAACGCCAGAAGGCGGCGTTCGCGTGCATCCACGCCGAATGCACACAGATGCGCGCGGAAGTGCTCGCCGTAGGCGGTGTCGAAGACCACGTCCATCTTCTCGTTCGGGTGCCAGCCACGATAACCGTCGCGTCGCTGGTCCGGCAGGTTAAGGGTGCCTCGTCACACCTGCTCACCCATCAGATACCTGGCGCCGACGGGTTCAAATGGCAAGGAGCCTATGGAGCATTCACGGTCAGCCATCGCGACGTACCGATAGTCAAAGATTACGTCCGTGGACAGGCACAACACCACGGCGATGGATCGATACTGTCGTAG
- the lepB gene encoding signal peptidase I produces the protein MDTTSWQIHERHNRTRIPRLAVFTFVFVALVAFSVFFQPVVVQGKSMLPALQDGQFVLMDRQYYRWNTVRKDDIVVFRRGSDLYVKRVYATAGKTVQIVRSSDGTASLPESLGPPQRIAEMLRDRPDIGRLVAVRVPPRCVFVVGDNVNSSMDSRDFGPIPDKAIMGYVPGPAPGADSVLADTGALRIAHR, from the coding sequence TTGGACACAACCAGTTGGCAAATACATGAGAGGCACAACCGCACACGCATTCCGCGTCTGGCGGTGTTTACATTCGTCTTTGTCGCGCTCGTCGCTTTCAGCGTCTTCTTTCAGCCGGTGGTGGTTCAGGGCAAATCGATGCTGCCTGCGCTGCAGGACGGCCAATTCGTCCTGATGGACCGCCAGTACTACCGCTGGAACACCGTGCGCAAGGACGATATCGTCGTCTTCCGCCGCGGCAGCGATCTCTACGTCAAACGCGTTTACGCCACGGCCGGTAAGACCGTTCAGATCGTGAGATCATCGGACGGAACGGCGTCGCTCCCCGAATCGCTCGGCCCGCCGCAACGCATCGCCGAGATGCTCCGCGATCGGCCGGACATAGGTCGGTTGGTGGCGGTGCGCGTCCCGCCGCGCTGCGTCTTCGTGGTTGGAGACAACGTGAACAGCTCGATGGACAGCCGCGATTTCGGCCCGATTCCGGACAAGGCGATTATGGGCTACGTGCCGGGCCCGGCGCCGGGAGCCGACTCTGTCCTGGCGGACACTGGCGCCCTGCGGATCGCCCACCGCTAA
- the lepB gene encoding signal peptidase I codes for MMWKSSFRICTYVIVLALALMGSMFRPVVVSGASMQPALHDGQVALMDRRSTGVTSLKRGDVVVFHHGRELFIKRVYALPGDAIRVLNFANGATGFLGDDAFPANRILRFAKLKPYMVHISRIVVPRDRVFVVGDNRTCSVDSRQFGPVAVDSIVGKVVSTREAIAALPHRLLPTAFASIEP; via the coding sequence ATGATGTGGAAAAGCAGTTTCCGGATTTGCACTTATGTTATAGTTCTGGCCCTCGCCCTGATGGGCTCGATGTTCCGGCCGGTAGTGGTTTCCGGCGCATCCATGCAGCCGGCTTTGCACGACGGCCAGGTCGCCTTGATGGACCGGCGGTCCACTGGGGTGACGAGCCTCAAGCGCGGTGACGTCGTGGTCTTCCACCACGGCCGGGAGTTGTTCATCAAGCGCGTCTATGCGCTGCCGGGCGATGCCATCCGCGTGCTGAACTTCGCCAATGGCGCCACCGGTTTCCTCGGTGACGATGCCTTCCCGGCAAATCGAATCCTGCGGTTCGCGAAGCTTAAGCCCTACATGGTCCACATTTCACGGATCGTTGTGCCGCGCGACAGGGTATTTGTGGTTGGCGACAACCGCACTTGTTCGGTGGACAGCCGTCAATTCGGGCCGGTCGCGGTCGATTCCATCGTCGGCAAGGTTGTGTCCACCCGGGAAGCGATCGCCGCGCTGCCGCACCGCCTCCTGCCCACGGCTTTCGCCTCGATCGAGCCATAA
- a CDS encoding ABC transporter ATP-binding protein, with protein sequence MLQVDNISVFYGGIRALQDVSLNVEEGEIVTLIGANGAGKTTTLRAVSGLERPASGTITFAGKSLNRMPAERIVAAGIAHAPEGRRIFSEMTVAENISLGAYARRDHQAVAQDRDRMLDLFPRLRERLHQSGGTLSGGEQQMLAIARAVMARPKLLLLDEPSLGLAPFLVRDIFHIITEINANGVSILLVEQNANQALHIAHRAYVMETGRIILHGPAPEIAASPEVKAAYLGA encoded by the coding sequence ATGCTGCAAGTGGACAATATCAGCGTCTTCTACGGCGGCATCCGCGCCCTTCAGGACGTCTCACTGAACGTGGAAGAGGGCGAAATCGTCACCCTGATCGGCGCCAACGGCGCCGGGAAAACGACCACCCTGCGGGCTGTCTCCGGGCTGGAGCGCCCGGCGTCCGGGACGATTACCTTCGCCGGCAAATCGCTGAACCGAATGCCTGCGGAACGGATCGTCGCCGCCGGCATCGCGCACGCCCCGGAAGGCCGCCGCATCTTCTCCGAGATGACCGTGGCGGAAAACATCTCCCTGGGAGCTTACGCCCGCCGCGATCACCAGGCTGTCGCGCAGGATCGCGACCGCATGCTCGACCTCTTCCCGCGCCTCCGCGAGCGGCTCCACCAGTCAGGCGGCACGCTCAGCGGCGGCGAGCAGCAGATGCTGGCCATCGCCCGCGCCGTGATGGCCCGGCCGAAACTCCTTCTCCTCGACGAGCCCTCGCTCGGCCTCGCGCCGTTCCTCGTTCGCGATATCTTCCACATCATCACCGAGATCAACGCGAACGGCGTCAGCATTCTCCTCGTGGAACAGAACGCCAACCAGGCGCTCCACATCGCTCACCGCGCCTACGTGATGGAGACCGGCCGCATCATCCTTCACGGCCCTGCCCCCGAAATTGCCGCCAGCCCCGAGGTGAAAGCCGCCTATCTGGGCGCCTGA
- a CDS encoding ABC transporter ATP-binding protein yields the protein MFFEIDNCTKQFGGLTAVKDLDVAIQPRELVGMIGPNGAGKTTVFNLITGVYRPTSGDIRLGKTSLVGRKPSEIAALGIARTFQNIRLFPELTALDNVRIAAALHHPVGMAGAMLHTPAVAARDTVLTERARHLLYVLKLDPWENEKARNLPYGKQRRLEIARALATEPKLLLLDEPAAGLNPSETDDLMHFIRYVIGEFGVTILLIEHDMRLVMGICERIYVLDYGEVIAHGKPEAIRSDPKVVAAYLGEDGE from the coding sequence ATGTTTTTCGAAATCGACAACTGCACAAAGCAATTCGGCGGCCTCACGGCGGTCAAGGACCTCGACGTGGCTATCCAGCCGCGCGAACTCGTGGGCATGATCGGGCCCAACGGAGCGGGGAAGACGACCGTCTTCAACCTCATCACCGGCGTCTATCGCCCTACCTCGGGTGACATTCGGTTGGGAAAGACCTCGCTTGTCGGCCGCAAGCCCAGCGAGATCGCCGCGCTGGGTATCGCCCGCACGTTTCAGAACATCCGCCTCTTCCCCGAATTGACCGCTCTGGACAACGTGCGTATCGCCGCCGCGCTCCATCACCCGGTGGGCATGGCCGGCGCGATGCTGCACACGCCGGCGGTTGCCGCCCGCGACACGGTGCTCACGGAACGCGCCCGGCATCTGCTGTATGTGCTGAAACTCGACCCTTGGGAGAACGAGAAGGCCCGCAACCTGCCCTACGGCAAGCAGCGCCGCCTCGAGATCGCCCGCGCCCTCGCCACGGAGCCGAAACTGCTCCTGCTCGACGAGCCCGCCGCCGGCCTCAACCCCTCCGAAACCGATGACCTGATGCATTTCATCCGATACGTCATCGGCGAATTCGGCGTCACGATTCTCCTCATCGAACACGATATGCGGCTGGTGATGGGTATCTGCGAGCGCATCTACGTTCTGGATTACGGCGAGGTCATCGCCCACGGAAAGCCGGAGGCCATCCGAAGCGATCCCAAAGTCGTCGCCGCCTACCTGGGAGAAGACGGCGAATGA
- a CDS encoding branched-chain amino acid ABC transporter permease has translation MRLTPAVIIGAVFLAVAAAIAYLQTTQSPVPFDETYYHLGILIGINVILATSLNMVNGFTGQFSLGHAGFLAIGMYTGIYFSDHGGPWLYAHLAGPPGVRQVVVLLALLALGGLFAAIGGLMVGLPSLRLRGDYLAIVTLGFGEILRVIIRNIDALGAALGLQLTHTEIIPPKPAMFFWVCAFSMASVVVSRNLVLSGPGRAFLAVREDEVAAEAVGINTYKTKVMAFAVSAMFAGFAGVLAGVYARYAVPSAEGIGFLKSIELVLMVVLGGLGSITGAVLTAFLITLLPEFLRFMQDYRMIVYSLALIILMLVRPQGIFGTRELTLSRLRRRPPAPDA, from the coding sequence ATGCGCCTCACTCCCGCCGTCATCATCGGAGCTGTGTTCCTGGCGGTCGCGGCAGCCATCGCGTACCTGCAAACCACGCAGAGCCCGGTGCCGTTCGACGAGACGTACTACCACCTGGGTATCCTCATCGGCATCAACGTCATCCTCGCGACCAGCCTGAACATGGTCAATGGGTTCACCGGGCAGTTCAGCCTCGGCCACGCCGGATTCCTGGCGATCGGGATGTACACGGGAATCTATTTCTCAGACCATGGCGGCCCCTGGCTCTACGCGCACCTGGCCGGCCCTCCCGGCGTCCGCCAGGTGGTGGTCCTGTTGGCGCTCCTGGCGCTCGGCGGTCTCTTTGCCGCCATCGGCGGCCTGATGGTTGGCCTGCCTTCCCTGCGCCTGCGCGGCGACTATCTGGCCATCGTGACGCTCGGTTTCGGCGAGATTCTCCGCGTGATCATCCGCAACATCGACGCCCTGGGCGCTGCGTTGGGCCTCCAGTTGACCCATACAGAGATCATCCCTCCCAAGCCCGCGATGTTCTTCTGGGTATGCGCCTTCTCCATGGCCTCCGTTGTGGTCTCTCGCAACCTCGTGCTCAGCGGTCCCGGTCGCGCCTTCCTGGCGGTGCGTGAGGACGAGGTCGCCGCCGAAGCCGTCGGAATCAACACCTACAAGACAAAGGTGATGGCTTTCGCCGTGTCCGCGATGTTCGCCGGTTTCGCAGGGGTGCTCGCCGGCGTTTATGCGCGTTACGCCGTCCCTTCCGCGGAGGGCATCGGCTTCCTGAAATCCATCGAACTCGTGCTGATGGTCGTGCTCGGGGGCCTTGGAAGCATCACCGGCGCCGTGCTGACCGCCTTCCTGATCACGCTCCTCCCGGAGTTTCTCCGCTTCATGCAGGACTATCGGATGATCGTCTATTCGCTGGCGCTCATCATCCTGATGCTCGTCCGGCCGCAGGGCATCTTCGGCACGCGCGAACTCACGTTGTCGAGGCTCCGCCGCCGCCCGCCGGCTCCCGACGCCTGA
- a CDS encoding branched-chain amino acid ABC transporter permease, with translation MQNLPSHLIDGVMIGSLYALIALGYTMVYGVLKLINFAHGDVFMVGAYAGLFAGLAVGADADPSPLKIAVIVLAAVAACVILGLLIERLAYRPLRTAPRLTALITAIGISLFLENGAQKLWTANPRSFPDLIPNAALRPYIVVGTALLLALALEFIVKRTRVGRAMRAVSQDKDAAALMGISVDRIIAFTFALGSALAAAAAILYVSVNPKITPTMGLMLGLKAFVAAVIGGIGSLPGALMGGIILGLAEELISGYGASSYRDAIAFGLLIAILIFRPSGLLGRGMVEKV, from the coding sequence ATGCAAAACCTTCCCAGCCATCTGATAGACGGCGTGATGATCGGAAGCCTTTACGCGCTCATCGCGCTGGGCTACACGATGGTCTATGGCGTATTGAAGCTGATCAACTTCGCCCACGGCGACGTCTTCATGGTCGGCGCCTATGCGGGGCTTTTCGCGGGACTGGCCGTCGGAGCGGATGCCGATCCCAGCCCCCTGAAGATCGCGGTCATCGTCCTCGCGGCCGTCGCCGCCTGCGTCATCCTCGGACTCCTGATCGAGCGGCTTGCTTATCGGCCCCTGAGAACGGCGCCCCGTTTGACCGCCCTCATCACGGCGATCGGCATCTCGCTTTTCCTTGAAAACGGCGCCCAGAAGCTCTGGACGGCCAACCCGCGGTCCTTTCCCGATCTGATCCCCAACGCCGCGCTGCGCCCCTACATAGTCGTCGGTACCGCGCTCCTCCTGGCCCTCGCACTGGAGTTCATCGTGAAGCGAACGCGCGTGGGCCGCGCCATGCGGGCCGTCTCACAGGACAAGGACGCCGCCGCGCTCATGGGCATCTCCGTAGACCGGATCATCGCCTTCACCTTCGCCCTGGGCTCCGCTCTGGCCGCCGCGGCCGCCATCCTGTACGTGTCAGTGAACCCAAAAATCACACCGACCATGGGCCTGATGCTCGGCCTCAAGGCGTTCGTCGCCGCGGTGATCGGCGGGATCGGCAGCCTGCCGGGCGCGCTGATGGGCGGCATCATCCTCGGATTGGCCGAGGAGCTCATCTCGGGATACGGCGCGTCGTCCTATCGGGATGCCATCGCGTTCGGGCTCCTGATCGCGATCCTCATCTTCCGCCCGTCCGGCCTCCTGGGACGCGGCATGGTGGAAAAGGTCTAG
- a CDS encoding ABC transporter substrate-binding protein — protein MTLNARNIFYVGFGALALALLAGCNKNAGPSGSASQRGDVLVGEYGSLTGSKADFGITTDRGVQLAADQLNESGGILGKKVRVIAQDDQGNADQVATIVTRFVTSDKVDLVLGEVASSLSLRAAPICEDNKVPMITPSSTNPEVTLRNGKAADYIFRVCFIDPFQGTVMARFATNNLKAKKAAILRDKSNAYSVGLADYFVQEFKRLGGTVTVDQAYSEGDDNFRAQLTDIAGTKPDIIYVPGYYSEVSLIAKQAREAGITVPLAGGDGWDSSNLITNAGTALEGCYFSNHYSEAQGGPVITKFVSDFKAKYKVGPNALAALGYDAMNIYAAAVKTAGTTESSKVIAALAAVKDFPGVTGKISMDGNHNAVKPAVVLQIKGDKFVYVTTVKP, from the coding sequence GGAACATATTCTACGTGGGGTTCGGCGCGCTGGCGCTGGCGCTCCTGGCCGGCTGCAACAAGAACGCCGGCCCGTCGGGCTCCGCGTCGCAGCGCGGCGATGTTCTGGTTGGCGAATACGGTTCCCTCACCGGAAGCAAGGCGGACTTCGGGATCACCACCGACCGCGGGGTCCAGCTCGCCGCCGACCAGCTCAACGAATCCGGCGGCATCCTCGGCAAGAAGGTCCGCGTCATCGCGCAGGACGATCAGGGCAATGCCGACCAGGTTGCCACCATCGTCACGCGATTTGTGACCTCGGACAAGGTCGATCTCGTTCTCGGCGAGGTGGCCAGCAGCCTCAGCCTGCGCGCCGCGCCCATCTGTGAGGACAACAAGGTCCCGATGATCACGCCGTCCTCCACCAACCCGGAGGTCACCCTGCGCAACGGCAAAGCGGCGGATTACATCTTCCGCGTCTGCTTCATCGACCCTTTCCAGGGCACCGTGATGGCCCGTTTCGCCACCAACAACCTCAAGGCAAAAAAGGCCGCCATCCTGCGCGATAAGAGCAATGCCTACAGCGTCGGCCTGGCGGACTATTTCGTGCAGGAGTTCAAGCGCCTCGGCGGGACCGTTACCGTGGACCAGGCGTACTCGGAAGGCGACGACAATTTCCGCGCGCAGCTCACCGATATCGCCGGCACAAAGCCGGACATCATTTACGTGCCCGGCTACTACTCCGAAGTGAGCCTGATCGCCAAGCAGGCGCGCGAGGCCGGCATCACCGTTCCCCTCGCCGGTGGCGACGGCTGGGACTCGTCCAACCTCATCACCAACGCCGGAACCGCCCTGGAAGGCTGCTATTTCAGCAACCACTACTCCGAGGCGCAGGGTGGCCCCGTGATCACAAAGTTCGTATCGGATTTCAAGGCGAAGTACAAGGTAGGCCCGAACGCCCTCGCCGCCCTGGGCTATGACGCGATGAACATCTACGCCGCAGCCGTGAAGACCGCCGGCACCACCGAGTCCTCCAAGGTCATCGCCGCTCTGGCCGCCGTCAAGGATTTCCCGGGAGTCACGGGCAAGATCAGCATGGACGGCAACCACAACGCGGTGAAGCCCGCCGTCGTCCTCCAGATCAAGGGAGACAAGTTCGTCTACGTCACGACAGTCAAGCCATAG